One window of the Desulfurobacterium indicum genome contains the following:
- a CDS encoding class II glutamine amidotransferase, with translation MMSYSEMSGCGLAGFINRDGKRVSGKDIFDSITSMKERGNGMGAGYAAYGIYPDMAEYYAFHVMMDSMDIATEITAVLNRFFHIVKSEMIPTKSVPSLYKKTTPPVFYRYFVTPREDVKLPLETEEDMVVRAVMTINENVKGAYVISSGKNMGAFKGVGEPDEIGEFFEIDSYKGYIWIAHTRFPTNTPGWWGGAHPFTLLDWSIVHNGEITSYGTNKRYVEMYGYKCTLLTDTEVAAYIFDLLFRKHKLPIKATLMAIAAPFWKDIEYLKKKKLNKVAEMAKKIREIYSSAMLNGPFAMLFAYKDGLIGFNDRIKLRPFVAAINGDTVYMASEESAIKVICKNPEKVWMPRAGEPVIALMNYCKDGICHPG, from the coding sequence TTCTGAAATGTCTGGCTGCGGTCTCGCAGGTTTTATTAACAGAGACGGAAAAAGAGTCTCTGGAAAAGATATCTTTGACTCTATAACATCTATGAAAGAACGTGGGAACGGTATGGGTGCCGGCTACGCCGCATACGGCATTTATCCAGACATGGCCGAATATTACGCGTTTCACGTTATGATGGACAGCATGGACATAGCAACCGAAATTACGGCTGTTTTAAATAGATTTTTCCACATTGTCAAAAGCGAAATGATACCCACAAAGAGCGTCCCATCTCTCTACAAAAAGACAACTCCCCCTGTATTTTACAGATACTTTGTAACACCGAGAGAGGATGTAAAACTTCCCCTTGAAACAGAAGAAGATATGGTTGTAAGAGCTGTAATGACTATCAACGAAAATGTAAAAGGTGCCTACGTAATCTCCAGCGGTAAAAACATGGGGGCTTTCAAAGGCGTGGGTGAACCGGACGAAATTGGTGAATTCTTTGAGATAGACAGTTACAAAGGATACATATGGATAGCTCATACCCGTTTTCCGACAAACACTCCAGGTTGGTGGGGAGGTGCCCATCCATTTACGCTACTCGATTGGTCAATAGTCCACAATGGAGAGATAACCTCTTACGGAACAAACAAAAGGTATGTTGAAATGTATGGTTATAAGTGCACGCTACTCACCGATACAGAAGTTGCAGCTTACATCTTTGACCTTCTCTTTAGAAAACACAAACTCCCGATAAAGGCAACTCTAATGGCAATTGCTGCACCCTTCTGGAAAGACATTGAATACCTGAAAAAGAAAAAGCTTAACAAAGTTGCAGAAATGGCTAAAAAAATAAGAGAAATCTACTCGTCTGCAATGTTAAACGGACCATTCGCAATGCTCTTTGCCTACAAAGACGGTCTCATAGGATTCAACGACAGGATAAAACTTCGTCCTTTCGTTGCGGCAATTAACGGTGATACCGTATACATGGCAAGTGAAGAGTCAGCTATAAAGGTTATCTGCAAAAATCCAGAAAAGGTATGGATGCCAAGAGCTGGGGAACCAGTTATCGCGCTCATGAACTACTGTAAAGACGGCATCTGCCACCCAGGATAA